The following are encoded together in the Peromyscus leucopus breed LL Stock chromosome 1, UCI_PerLeu_2.1, whole genome shotgun sequence genome:
- the LOC114684634 gene encoding uncharacterized protein LOC114684634 yields the protein MAGRTLALRYGPPCSPISETEVPGTWPSWHLTSSGVAHHRIPPAPFPPPILQPTVLTPLPEAVRHDPRIWAFDEVISRWETTSGSAHRLKTHGGPCAQPKAAEHEDPGRVLGIKSLAEKLRRHQGWGVPLDTKYQISETKAEYTGCPGLDQSAPLFVEPQPPALADHHRGGPSQALVPWTRNPELAGQPFTVGKTGVLGRLQPYLTTSLRDFSRKELPGHPGQDRVAKSQPPRRVKLHLPRERLARACPVPPAVPYLGALPLTRESYGPSVHPLRKLDRFCPLEAPWGGPHLKPVPGIYSVPKAYCTENSRYGSARAELV from the exons ATGGCAGGCCGGACACTAGCTCTGCGATATGGGCCCCCTTGTTCCCCCATTTCTGAAACTGAGGTTCCTGGAACTTGGCCCAGCTGGCATCTCACCAGCAGCGGGGTCGCCCACCACAGGATCCCACCGGCACCCTTTCCTCCGCCCATTCTACAG CCTACGGTCCTGACACCCCTGCCCGAAGCCGTGAGGCACGACCCGCGCATCTGGGCCTTTGACGAAGTCATCAGCAGATGGGAAACCACCTCAGGCTCGGCACACAGGCTCAAGACACACGGTGGGCCCTGTGCTCAGCCCAAGGCAGCAGAGCACGAGGACCCTGGGCGGGTACTTGGGATCAAGTCTTTGGCAGAGAAG CTAAGAAGACACCAGGGTTGGGGTGTCCCCCTGGACACAAAATACCAGATCAGCGAGACGAAGGCAGAGTACACGGGCTGCCCAGGTCTGGACCAGAGTGCCCCTCTCTTTGTGGAGCCCCAACCCCCGGCGCTCGCTGACCACCACCGTGGGGGCCCTTCCCAG GCCCTAGTCCCCTGGACGAGAAATccagagctggctggccagcccttTACAGTGGGGAAGACGGGTGTCCTGGGCCGCCTCCAGCCCTACCTGACCACCTCTTTACGTGACTTCTCCAG GAAGGAGCTGCCTGGACACCCTGGCCAGGACAGAGTGGCGAAGTCACAGCCCCCCCGCCGCGTTAAGCTGCACCTGCCAAGGGAGCGCCTAGCTCGGGCATGCCCCGTGCCACCAGCTGTGCCGTACCTAGGGGCCCTGCCTCTGACCCGGGAGTCTTATGGGCCCTCGGTGCACCCGCTCCGCAAGCTGGACCGCTTTTGCCCACTAGAGGCCCCCTGGGGGGGCCCCCACCTGAAGCCAGTGCCTGGCATCTACAGCGTGCCCAAGGCCTACTGCACTGAGAACTCCCGCTATGGGAGTGCCAGGGCAGAGCTGGTGTGA
- the LOC114684635 gene encoding lutropin subunit beta, which produces MSQGLLLWLLLSPSVVGASRGPLRPLCRPVNATLAAENEACPVCITFTTSVCAGYCPSTVRVLPAALPPVPQPVCTYRELRFASVRLPGCPPGVDPMVSFPVALSCRCGPCRLSSSDCGGPRAQPLACDLPHLPGLLFL; this is translated from the exons ATGTCCCAGGGGCTGCTACTGTGGCTGTTGCTGAGCCCAAGTGTGGTAGGGGCCTCCAGGGGCCCCCTGCGGCCACTGTGCCGGCCTGTCAACGCGACCCTGGCTGCAGAGAACGAGGCCTGCCCAGTCTGTATCACCTTCACCACCAGCGTCTGTGCCGGCTACTGTCCCAGCACG GTTCGAGTACTGCCGGCTGCCTTGCCGCCTGTGCCCCAGCCTGTGTGCACCTACCGTGAGCTGCGCTTCGCGTCTGTCCGCCTCCCTGGCTGCCCCCCTGGTGTGGACCCCATGGTCTCCTTCCCCGTGGCCCTCAGCTGCCGCTGCGGGCCCTGCCGGCTCAGCAGCTCTGACTGCGGGGGTCCCAGGGCTCAACCGCTGGCCTGcgacctcccccacctccccggcctcctcttcctctga
- the Ntf4 gene encoding neurotrophin-4 — translation MLPHHSRSFLLFLFLLPSVPMEPQPPSSTLPPFLAPEWDLLSPRVALSRGAPAGPPLLFLLEAGAYGEPAATPANRSRRGVSETAPASRRGELAVCDAVSGWVTDRRTAVDLRGREVEVLGEVPAAGGSPLRQYFFETRCKAESAGEGGPGVGGGGCRGVDRRHWLSECKAKQSYVRALTADSQGRVGWRWIRIDTACVCTLLSRTGRA, via the coding sequence ATGCTCCCTCACCACTCCcgctctttcctccttttccttttcctcctccccagcgTCCCCATGGAGCCCCAACCCCCATCCTCCACCTTGCCCCCATTTCTGGCCCCTGAGTGGGACCTGCTGTCTCCCCGCGTGGCCCTGTCAAGGGGCGCCCCTGCTGggccccctctcctcttcctgctggaGGCCGGAGCCTATGGGGAGCCGGCGGCGACCCCAGCCAACCGCAGCCGGCGTGGGGTGAGTGAGACTGCGCCCGCGAGCCGCCGGGGTGAGCTGGCGGTGTGCGACGCAGTGAGTGGCTGGGTGACGGACCGGCGGACGGCGGTGGACTTGCGTGGGCGCGAGGTGGAGGTGCTGGGCGAGGTGCCTGCAGCAGGTGGCAGTCCCCTGCGTCAGTACTTCTTCGAGACGCGCTGCAAGGCCGAAAGCGCTGGGGAAGGCGGCCCGGGTGTGGGCGGAGGGGGTTGTCGCGGCGTGGATCGGAGGCACTGGCTCTCAGAATGCAAGGCCAAGCAGTCCTATGTGCGGGCGTTGACTGCAGACTCCCAGGGCCGCGTGGGCTGGCGTTGGATTCGGATCGATACAGCTTGCGTCTGCACGCTGCTCAGCCGAACAGGCCGGGCCTGA